ATAGTTTCGATTTATTGAGTATTGATGCATTGCAATGACTGAGCAAAAAACAGCTTTATCTTTACGTTACTATTTGAATTTAGAAGAATCACAAGATGGATTTTCGTTAGTAACATTTGGGAAAAAACAATTTACCCGTTTTCTAACACCTGCGATTAGCATTGCAATTATTATTTGGGGACTTTATTTAGGTTTCTCTGGGGTTGGCCGATATTATGTCGGATTAGGTTTGTTTTTTCTGGTGATGCAAGGGCTGATGCGTTATTGGCTTTTACCGATGTTATTTAAACGTCAATTTGTTCGTTACCAGTTCGGAAAGAGTGAGCAGGGAATCGACCTTTATCAAGATTATTTTGAGCTTTATTCCAGTGAGCGTAAGCAAGTAGTGCAATATGCGGATGTGCAAACCTTTGCTAAAGGTAAGCTGACGTACATGCTTGAGTTAAAAAACAAAACTGTAATTATTGTGCCAAAGCGAGCATTTGCACAGGTTTCAGATCAAACGATATTTGAAAATACATTTAAGAAATAGATTATTGGAATTATTAGCCGCAACAACAAAGGAAGCCTCATGAATACACGTCCTTCAAAAATCGTTTGCGTAGGCAGAAGCTATGCTGATCATGTCAAAGAATTAAATAATGCTATGCCTGACAAGCCTATATTATTTATTAAACCACCTAGTAGTTTGATTGGTTTAAATGACGGTATTTCCTGGAATCCAGCTTGGGGCAGTTGTCATTTTGAGTGTGAATTAGTTTTACGCATTGACCAGCCTTTAAAAGGTGAAACAGATCCTGAAAAAGCATTAAAAGCGATTGGTGCGGTGACATTAGGTCTTGATTTAACAATGCGTGATTTACAAAATGATCTGAAAAGTAAAGGTCATCCATGGGAACGTGCAAAAGCTTTTGATGGTGCTTGTGTATTAGCTGATTGGGTAGATTTGAGCGAAATTACAGATTGGCAAGAAACTAAATTCACTTTCCATATTAATGATGAATTGCGTCAAGATGGTAATACGGCATTATTAATGTTTACCATTGGTGATCTATTAGCTGATATTAATCAGGTATTTTCACTAGAACCGGGTGATGTAATTATGACAGGTTCACCTGCTGGTGTTGGGCCATTACACTCGGATGATCAGTTAAAAATGACATTAAAAGGTGCAACGCAAGATTTTGTATGGAAAACTTTTGTGAAAGCATAAGCTATTCCTAAATTTCCC
This genomic stretch from Acinetobacter oleivorans DR1 harbors:
- a CDS encoding fumarylacetoacetate hydrolase family protein, with the protein product MNTRPSKIVCVGRSYADHVKELNNAMPDKPILFIKPPSSLIGLNDGISWNPAWGSCHFECELVLRIDQPLKGETDPEKALKAIGAVTLGLDLTMRDLQNDLKSKGHPWERAKAFDGACVLADWVDLSEITDWQETKFTFHINDELRQDGNTALLMFTIGDLLADINQVFSLEPGDVIMTGSPAGVGPLHSDDQLKMTLKGATQDFVWKTFVKA
- a CDS encoding YcxB family protein; this encodes MTEQKTALSLRYYLNLEESQDGFSLVTFGKKQFTRFLTPAISIAIIIWGLYLGFSGVGRYYVGLGLFFLVMQGLMRYWLLPMLFKRQFVRYQFGKSEQGIDLYQDYFELYSSERKQVVQYADVQTFAKGKLTYMLELKNKTVIIVPKRAFAQVSDQTIFENTFKK